A single window of Malus sylvestris chromosome 5, drMalSylv7.2, whole genome shotgun sequence DNA harbors:
- the LOC126622844 gene encoding uncharacterized mitochondrial protein AtMg00810-like, translating into MLLLLVVVFDDDDDAGEDVVLVVRGGYGFRTGGVVMGSGLGMGCGKMGAGKKKAEEGSRGWGFVQLLDDGDVIILSLYFDDIILTGSSISKIQAIMNTLAELFELKDMGKLTYFLVLHIQYQQDGSLFISQSKYAKELLVIAGMEHCNPTSTPSKPYTQLFVAERTPLSDPSHYRSLVAALQYLTFTCPDIAHSVNMVCQFMTNPTDLHFHLVKRILRYLKGTLNYGKREKVQKCDIKIQYISTDEQVANVFTRELHSPVFVKHCHALDLGSGSQSSSSKVDIVSPAIAPAL; encoded by the exons ATGCTGCTCCTGCTCGTTGTCGTCttcgatgatgatgatgatgcggGTGAGGATGTCGTCCTTGTAGTTCGGGGGGGATATGGGTTTCGCACCGGAGGGGTGGTAATGGGATCTGGGTTAG GTATGGGGTGTGGGAAGATGGGAGCAGGGAAGAAGAAGGCTGAGGAGGGTTCACGGGGGTGGGGTTTTGTTCAGCttctgg ATGATGGTGATGTGATCATTCTGTCATTGTATTTTGATGACATTATATTGACTGGTTCATCTATATCAAAGATTCAAGCTATTATGAATACTCTTGCTGAGCTTTTTGAACTCAAAGACATGGGTAAACTTACCTATTTCTTAGTTCTCCATATTCAATACCAACAAGATGGTTCTCTGTTCATTAGTCAATCTAAATATGCTAAAGAGCTGTTGGTTATAGCAGGAATGGAGCATTGTAATCCTACTTCAACACCATCTAAACCATATACTCAACTTTTTGTTGCAGAAAGAACACCATTGTCAGATCCAAGTCATTACAGAAGTCTAGTAGCTGCTTTACAATATTTGACATTTACTTGTCCAGATATTGCTCATTCAGTCAATATGGTATGCCAATTTATGACAAATCCTACTGATTTACATTTTCACTTAGTAAAGCGAATACTGAGATACTTGAAGGGGACTCTAAATTATGGTAAGAG GGAGAAAGTTCAAAAATGTGATATAAAAATTCAGTACATTTCAACAGATGAACAAGTTGCTAATGTGTTTACTAGAGAATTGCACAGTCCTGTGTTTGTCAAGCATTGTCATGCTCTTGATTTGGGATCCGGTTCTCAGTCTTCATCATCAAAAGTTGACATTGTTTCTCCGGCTATTGCTCCAGCTTTATGA